The Deltaproteobacteria bacterium genomic interval GTCCGATGCTCGTCCTTGAGCGCAAGGAGATCCTTCGCAAGGAAGGCCGTATCCGGCTTCGAAAGCGGGCGGAATCGGCGGTTTCGGCCGAGGCCGGTGACCGTGCGCAGGAACACTTTCTCCGCGAGTTTCCACCGCGGGCGGGGATGGCCGCGGCCCTCTACTGCGCGCTCGCCGGCGAGGCGCCTACCGAACGGATCCGGCACGCGTATCTCGCGGCGGGAGCGCGGCTCTACTATCCCCGGGTCACGGGGAAGCGAACGCTCGCCTTCTACCCGCACCGGGAAGGGGACGGGTGGGAAACGGGGCCGTACGGGATCCTCGAGCCGTCGAACCCGGCGGGCGTCCCGCCGCGGTTGTCGGGGTGGGACATCATCGTGGTCCCGGGCCTCGCCTTCGATCGGCGGGGGAATCGTCTCGGGCACGGGTTCGGGTATTACGACCGGTTCCTCGGAGGCGTGCCGGAGAGCGTACCGCGGGTCGGGCTTGCCTGGGCAAGCCAGCGGATTCCGGAAGTGCCGGTCGACGCGTGGGACGTTCCCGTTCACGCGCTGGTGACGGAAGAAGGGGTGATCCGGGTCGTGAAAGCGCCCGGATCCCCAGAACCATAGATGATCTACCGAGGAGGCACACCTTGAATATGTCGATGGTACTCATCGTGGTCCTTGCGGCGCTGGCCGTGGGGCTCGGCGTGTACGTGGCGTTCCTGCTTTCCGGGAAAAAAAGCACGCTGGACAAGGCTCGAGGCGAGGCGCGGGCCGAGGCGGAGAAGGCGGAGGAGATCCTCCAGAGCTCCAGGAAGGAGGCCACGAACATCCTGAAGGAGGCCGCCCTCCAGGCCAAGGACCATTTGCTGCAGGTCAAGATCGACTTCGAGAAGGAGACGCGGGACCGGAAGAACGACCTGAGCCAGCTCGAGAAGCGCCTCCTCCAGAAAGAGGACCAGTTCGATCGCAAGAACGAGCAGGTCGAGGCGCGTGCCACCGAGTACACGAAGAGGGAGCGGGAGATCGGGGAACAGGCCCGGAAGGCCGAGGCGGTCCAGGCGGATCTCGACGCCCGGCTGGCGGCGACCCGGGT includes:
- a CDS encoding 5-formyltetrahydrofolate cyclo-ligase → MLVLERKEILRKEGRIRLRKRAESAVSAEAGDRAQEHFLREFPPRAGMAAALYCALAGEAPTERIRHAYLAAGARLYYPRVTGKRTLAFYPHREGDGWETGPYGILEPSNPAGVPPRLSGWDIIVVPGLAFDRRGNRLGHGFGYYDRFLGGVPESVPRVGLAWASQRIPEVPVDAWDVPVHALVTEEGVIRVVKAPGSPEP